The following are from one region of the Lytechinus pictus isolate F3 Inbred chromosome 4, Lp3.0, whole genome shotgun sequence genome:
- the LOC129259621 gene encoding AT-rich interactive domain-containing protein 1A-like, giving the protein MRCVNYPATDQPSCIISPSLQDLSGSLDDLPTGCDFNSQSSTSSGGAAAATTTGSAAGNSSSHATANTSSSSTNHSGSGGSSTSTAPPLSPATSVHSVHSPHVHPSVTALRPSPSPVGSPSSHLSRSSQSPASVHGGSMTPQPSQPPSNTPEAPSQTPPSASADSRGYNQHGMNCGNSSGTGGSAQKPPPYNSQQGPASKLPSQNPSGGMGGGPPQYWGYQGQGGAGGTAGGYYNQNMSHYNQQGNYGRQTGPQGYGGHHGNVPSSAPNNSGNMSYEQRMRNNSSGSSGGGSGMNMENNSQHSGYNSSNMPNASHGMGANNQSGPNNMSPNVARGGPGMSPTYGYGPNAQGQIHRTDNMGSGPSPGLSPGPSPGPGGVGVGGGAQAAAAAAVAAAAASSAHLSKRNQYPLNQQMQGQQPPPPLPNQQQGSFPQSFPQQQQQQQQQQQWNQQSFRQHQQYSQGNGPPFSGGVPPTSADQTNFNQMPSSVPNDAMHGYMHPSSGNQMPPHTAATTIANTNSGSNSTSVTQSITTPVASSVSSLTPSTASESSRDAGTPGTPHSIIKEENVLSRPPSVHSRPSPLASPGAMSKSSQEDMANTPSPGMGMQQASGPGHPPQPHQPPPPYPGMYHQQHQSLPHPQHHPPQHMQQQHHPHQQQHHPGQQPPTPQHPGQQPPTPQQPGQQPPTPQHPGQQPPTPQHPGQHPPPQHPGQQPPYSQQPPTPQQQQGAAAPVTPQPAPTPKTTASSTTTTTTSKSKKGQSQEPASKLTSLNLPKKLYKLYELCPHPERRAFLDRLFKLMEDRGQPIRTMPQISSHVLDLFKLYNTVKDRGGVIKVSKSKQWKQIAIEISVGNSNSAAFTLKKNYIRHLLAYECLFDRGGIDPQQILAEIDTTSTKKSKDSSSAAAAAAAAMNHHPNPSDPYSQFGPQGGKPGFPPMPNQMHGYGPPSMYGNNMGPMGPHMAPRPNMPNSNVPGNMHPGGPGGDMTANSVMVCDPFSDMDYQHGGQQQQQQQGPYPGQNAMNGSFPPNSHAAMNHQFNRNNMGGGPPSGPGASGGGNNMPFGGPPGPGESDPYSMPNRNMPCNDPYAMNSYTRRGNVDPYSGGGGGGGGGGGAGAGQGSGPMNQANAGQYAGGNHPPGAPNFDQNRYSASPTTHMTPSPNQGPPSSGQMPPFSSSSTPDPQQQPPFTSRFGSSSRPTTPSDSHTSASSSPFLPPPYSAAGPSPAKQSQGQQPPAMSQASPSVPPSQPAQSQQQQQMPQKPPTPTPTPPKGQTPPQPSPQSGPTSQPSGPPAPGQQQSQSGGVPPSSQPPPQSFGNDPMRMNFPQKRPSDVFPPPPKRPDFMGPGQHTGDGSHGSGPGFHGMPPYSSQQGNFSQGGYGSSDRPMGPSSFPPVYNDRQQSPHPPHGPALGNPVNSYHPPFFNEPGPWPASSSGMDGPPMDMYNQRHAPTPSPRNIPGPGPPMREPGWLNSNYPFPSDQGAKRDGIPPEGYGKGMPPPPASSHSGLGPSPSWGSVQQRPPASMMNQSPFTGARTLHSVLTQGMPPRGSSHHPHPISSMQGMKPPHKPQQPVYASSQQKKEMTFPPDSVEATQPIIVKTKRKTSKDIGAVEAWKLMMSLKSGLLAETTWALEVLSVLLFDHHTVMYFDLKQMKGLLEIVCEHYRALLIEMFGCFEDLEIRTKSQLERRIQSSKTEVKEEIKEEVQDEESDEEKLEDNVVENDVDINGECTNDKTEAELLAEAADCADVERLRGVDKTKPIKFDGVQSGYFCNQQEWDVHEGFDAGSLHWQEGGGEMTKHILRVFERIESDEDKENSDARRTTIEWLRHCSEELKAIRDFDVVEEEKHVIYVSESQKKKGEVVLEDEEQFVNDTPSLVTTSDMQNAFGQRCVCVSNIIRSLSFIPGNDLEMAKHPGLITVLSRILLLHHSHPRRKELPQTYDRDDQEDLDLECPITNSHRWWCEHLECMRENALVTITNLGGVLDMSKYVESVTLPMLDGLLHWAVCVSACALDPFPTMSSDSPLTPQRLAIEALAKLSIQENNVDMILATPPFHRLERLYATLTQYLGERSDPVMRELSLVLLSNIARSDMTASRAIATKNSVVSFLLRYIEDSEYTMSCEKNSPHMINPDLAKPSHDMMRRAADALASLARVPTNKALFLQHQNRLLNLSMSPLLDSEVKERVASALFELAL; this is encoded by the exons GATACAATCAGCATGGGATGAACTGTGGTAATAGCAGTGGTACTGGTGGTTCGGCACAAAAGCCCCCTCCTTACAATAGCCAGCAAGGACCTGCTTCCAAATTGCCTTCCCAGAATCCTTCAG GTGGGATGGGCGGGGGCCCGCCCCAGTATTGGGGCTACCAGGGCCAAGGTGGCGCTGGTGGCACTGCTGGTGGTTACTACAACCAAAATATGAGTCATTATAACCAGCAAG GTAACTATGGAAGGCAGACAGGGCCACAGGGATATGGTGGTCATCATGGCAATGTACCGAGCTCTGCACCAAACAACTCTGGCAACATGAGCTATGAGCAACGGATGCGAAACAATAGTAGTGGTAGCAGTGGTGGGGGTAGTGGTATGAATATGGAAAACAACTCTCAACATAGTGGATACAACTCAAGCAACATGCCCAATGCTAGCCATGGGATGGGAGCTAACAACCAATCTGGACCTAACAACATGAGCCCAAATGTAGCACGTGGTGGACCAGGCATGAGCCCAACGTACGGATATGGACCAAATGCTCAAGGGCAGATACATAGGACAGATAACATGGGCTCCGGCCCTTCTCCTGGACTTTCCCCCGGTCCGTCTCCAGGACCTGGTGGGGTGGGGGTCGGTGGAGGAGCTCAGGCAGCAGCTGCAGCTGCTGTTGCTGCCGCCGCAGCAAGCTCTGCCCACCTCAGCAAGAGGAACCAGTACCCTTTGAACCAGCAGATGCAAGGACAGCAACCGCCTCCACCACTCCCCAACCAGCAGCAGGGTTCATTTCCCCAATCCTTTCcccagcagcagcagcagcagcagcagcagcagcagtggAACCAGCAGTCCTTTAGGCAACATCAACAGTACAGCCAGGGCAATGGTCCCCCGTTTTCTGGCGGTGTGCCACCGACAAGTGCAGACCAAACAAACTTTAACCAAATGCCTTCTTCAGTGCCCAATGATGCTATGCATGGATACATGCATCCTAGTTCTGGTAACCAGATGCCACCTCATACAGCTGCAACTACAATAGCCAACACTAATTCTG GAAGCAACAGTACGTCAGTAACCCAGAGTATCACAACTCCAGTAGCATCCTCTGTCAGCTCACTCACACCAAGCACGGCCAGCGAATCGAGTAGAGATGCCGGCACTCCTGGAACACCTCATTCGATTATCAAG GAGGAAAATGTATTGTCCAGACCACCATCAGTTCATTCCAGACCGTCACCTTTAGCTTCACCTGGGGCGATGAGTAAATCCTCCCAGGAAGACATGGCTAATACCCCTAGCCCTGGGATGGGTATGCAACAGGCATCAGGACCAGGACATCCACCACAGCCAcaccaacctccccctccctaCCCTGGTATGTACCACCAACAACATCAGTCCCTTCCCCACCCCCAGCATCACCCGCCACAACATATGCAGCAGCAACATCATCCACATCAACAGCAGCATCATCCTGGCCAACAGCCACCAACACCACAACATCCTGGCCAACAGCCACCAACACCACAACAACCTGGCCAACAGCCACCAACACCACAACATCCTGGCCAACAGCCACCAACACCACAACATCCTGGCCAGCATCCACCTCCGCAACATCCTGGGCAGCAGCCGCCATACTCACAACAACCACCAACTCCGCAACAGCAACAAGGAGCTGCTGCTCCAGTCACTCCACAACCAGCACCTACCCCCAAAACAACGGCATCTTCAACAACGACAACCACCACTTCGAAGTCGAAGAAGGGGCAATCGCAGGAGCCTGCTAGTAAACTTACCAGTCTGAacttgcctaaaaag TTGTACAAGCTGTACGAGTTGTGCCCTCACCCGGAGAGACGCGCTTTTCTGGATCGTCTCTTCAAGCTAATGGAGGATAGGGGCCAGCCCATCCGCACCATGCCACAGATCAGCAGTCACGTCCTGGATCTCTTCAAGCTCTACAACACTGTCAAAGATAGGGGTGGTGTTATCAAG GTGTCGAAGAGCAAGCAATGGAAGCAGATTGCAATTGAAATCTCTGTAGGCAACTCCAACAGTGCGGCCTTTACGTTGAAGAAGAACTACATCCGTCACTTGCTGGCGTACGAGTGCCTCTTTGATAGGGGTGGTATAGACCCACAGCAGATCCTAGCAGAGATTGACACTACCTCCACAAAGAAGTCAAAAGACTCTTCAT CAGCAgcggcagcagcagcagcagcaatgAATCATCACCCCAATCCTAGTGATCCCTACTCACAGTTTGGTCCTCAGGGAGGCAAGCCAGGCTTTCCACCCATGCCCAACCAGATGCATGGCTATGGCCCGCCCTCCATGTACGGAAACAACATGGGGCCCATGGGTCCACATATGGCTCCACGTCCGAACATGCCCAACAGCAACGTCCCTGGTAACATGCATCCTGGAGGCCCAGGCGGGGACATGACAGCTAACAGCGTGATGGTGTGTGACCCTTTTTCAGATATGGACTATCAGCATGGTGgtcagcagcagcaacagcaacAAGGACCTTACCCGGGACAAAATGCAATGAATGGTTCTTTCCCGCCCAACAGCCATGCTGCCATGAACCACCAGTTTAATAGGAACAATATGGGAGGAGGGCCACCCAGTGGTCCGGGGGCGTCAGGTGGAGGAAACAATATGCCCTTTGGAGGACCCCCAGGGCCTGGAGAGTCTGATCCGTATTCCATGCCAAACAGGAACATGCCTTGCAACGACCCATACGCAATGAACAGCTACACGAGAAGGGGTAACGTGGATCCCTACAGCGgcggaggtggtggtggtggtggtggaggaggaGCAGGTGCTGGCCAGGGATCTGGTCCGATGAACCAGGCCAATGCTGGGCAGTATGCTGGAGGAAACCACCCACCTGGTGCTCCAAACTTTGATCAAAACAG GTACAGTGCATCACCTACAACGCACATGACACCAAGTCCTAATCAAGGACCACCATCATCGGGTCAGATGCCTCCATTCTCCAGTTCCTCCACACCAGACCCACAGCAGCAGCCTCCATTTACTTCCCGCTTTGGCTCCAGCTCCAGGCCTACCACACCCAGTGACTCTCATACCTCGGCTTCCTCATCCCCATTCCTTCCCCCGCCATATTCTGCAGCTGGGCCTTCACCGGCTAAGCAGTCGCAAGGTCAGCAGCCACCTGCAATGAGTCAGGCCAGCCCGAGTGTTCCACCATCTCAACCCGCCCAGTcccagcagcagcagcaaatgCCACAGAAGCCACCAACCCCGACCCCTACCCCGCCAAAAGGTCAAACCCCTCCACAGCCTTCACCACAGTCTGGGCCTACTTCCCAACCATCAGGACCTCCAGCTCCAGGTCAGCAGCAGTCACAGTCTGGTGGTGTGCCTCCATCAAGTCAGCCTCCTCCACAGTCTTTTGGCAATGATCCAATGAGAATGAATTTTCCCCAGAAAAGACCA AGTGATGTCTTTCCACCACCCCCCAAGCGGCCAGACTTCATGGGGCCAGGCCAGCACACCGGGGATGGGAGCCACGGCAGTGGACCAGGCTTCCATGGTATGCCTCCTTACAGCTCGCAGCAGGGAAACTTCTCCCAGGGTGGGTACGGCAGCAGCGACAGGCCCATGGGCCCAAGCTCGTTCCCGCCCGTGTACAACGACAGACAACAATCACCACACCCCCCTCATGGCCCTG CCCTAGGTAATCCTGTAAACTCCTACCACCCGCCGTTTTTCAATGAACCCGGACCCTGGCCAGCATCTAGTTCAGGTATGGATGGTCCACCCATGGACATGTACAACCAGAGACACGCCCCTACCCCTTCACCTCGCAATATCCCTGGTCCAGGCCCTCCTATGAGGGAACCAGGCTGGCTCAATTCTAACTATCCCTTTCCCTCTGATCAAGGTGCTAAGCGAGACGGGATTCCACCGGAAGGATACGGCAAAGGCATGCCTCCACCACCAGCCTCCAGCCACTCTGGTCTTGGTCCATCTCCATCCTGGGGCAGCGTACAACAGCGTCCACCAGCTAGCATGATGAATCAGAGTCCATTCACTGGGGCCCGGACGCTCCACTCTGTCCTCACTCAGGGAATGCCACCTCGTGGTAGCAGTCATCACCCGCATCCCATCTCCAGCATGCAGGGAATGAAGCCTCCTCATAAACCACAGCAACCTGTGTATGCATCATCACAGCAGAAGAAAGAGATGACTTTTCCCCCAGATTCAGTGGAGGCCACTCAACCCATAATTGTCAAGACCAAACGCAAGACAAGTAAAGATATTG GTGCTGTGGAGGCTTGGAAACTGATGATGTCCCTAAAGTCAGGCCTGTTGGCAGAGACCACCTGGGCTCTAGAAGTTCTGAGTGTCCTACTCTTTGATCACCACACCGTGATGTACTTTGATCTCAAGCAAATGAAAGGACTCTTGGAGATTGTCTGTGAACATTACAGAGCCCTCCTTATTGAGATGTTTGGTTGCTTTGAAGATCTTGAAATAAGGACTAAAAGCCAATTGGAACGTCGCATCCAATCTTCAAAGACAGAGGTCAAGGAAGAGATCAAAGAAGAGGTTCAGGATGAGGAGAGTGATGAGGAGAAGCTTGAAGACAATGTGGTAGAGAATGATGTTGATATTAATGGAGAGTGCACAAATGATAAGACTGAAGCAGAGCTTCTTGCGGAAGCAGCCGACTGTGCTGATGTGGAGAGATTGCGTGGTGTTGACAAAACAAAACCCATCAAGTTTGATGGGGTACAAAGCGGATACTTCTGCAACCAGCAAGAATGGGACGTGCACGAAGGGTTCGATGCTGGTTCGTTACATTGGCAGGAAGGCGGAGGAGAAATGACCAAACATATTTTGCGTGTTTTTGAGAGGATTGAATCGGACGAGGACAAAGAGAATAGTGATGCAAGACGGACCACAATAGAGTGGTTAAGACATTGTAGTGAAGAATTGAAGGCAATCAGAGACTTCGATGTTGTAGAGGAAGAAAAGCATGTAATATATGTTTCTGAATCTCAGAAAAAGAAAGGGGAGGTCGTACTGGAAGATGAAGAGCAGTTTGTCAATGATACCCCTTCACTGGTGACAACATCTGATATGCAAAATGCATTTGGACAACGCTGTGTCTGTGTTTCCAATATAATCAGGAGCTTGTCATTCATACCTGGTAATGATCTTGAGATGGCTAAACACCCAGGTCTCATCACAGTGCTTAGTCGCATCCTTCTTCTACATCATAGTCATCCACGCAGGAAAGAGCTGCCCCAAACCTATGACCGTGATGACCAGGAAGACTTGGATCTAGAGTGCCCTATTACCAACTCTCACAGATGGTGGTGTGAACACCTAGAGTGCATGCGGGAAAATGCACTTGTTACCATCACCAACTTGGGTGGTGTCCTGGACATGTCAAAATATGTTGAAAGTGTGACTCTACCTATGCTAGATGGACTTCTGCATTGGGCAGTGTGTGTGTCGGCCTGTGCTCTTGATCCGTTCCCAACCATGTCTAGTGACTCTCCCCTAACCCCTCAGAGATTAGCTATTGAAGCTCTTGCAAAGCTCAGCATCCAAGAGAATAATGTGGACATGATCCTTGCCACTCCGCCGTTCCACAGACTCGAGCGCCTCTATGCCACCTTGACCCAGTACCTCGGTGAACGTTCAGATCCTGTCATGCGGGAGCTCTCGTTAGTCCTTCTCAGCAACATTGCTAGGTCAGACATGACGGCTAGCCGTGCCATCGCCACCAAGAACTCTGTTGTCTCATTCCTCTTGCGCTACATTGAGGACAGCGAGTACACCATGTCCTGTGAGAAGAATTCGCCTCACATGATAAACCCTGATCTAGCGAAGCCCAGTCATGACATGATGCGTAGGGCTGCTGATGCTCTTGCAAGCTTGGCTCGAGTCCCAACCAACAAGGCGCTCTTCCTTCAGCATCAGAACAGACTGCTTAATCTCTCCATGTCACCTCTTTTAGACTCTGAAGTTAAGGAGAGAgtagcaagtgcattatttgaaTTGGCACTTTGA